Proteins from a genomic interval of Pseudomonas sp. RC10:
- a CDS encoding zinc-dependent alcohol dehydrogenase family protein — MSRTIRFHQFGPAEVLKVEEVPVALPAPGEVQVRVQAIGVTWYDVLWRQNLASSQARLPAGLGSEMAGVITAVGDGVADLNVGDRVASFPSADPNVHPVYGELITLPATSVTRYPEILTPNEAAVHYTPLLMAYFAFVDLARAKPGQTALVTDASHCAGPAFLQLGKALGIKVIAATKTESCREYLLKLGADKVVNTEEQDLLMAINKYTDNRGVDIVLDGLGGPQMSMLGDVLAPRGSLILYGLQGGNQTPFPACAAFQKNIQFFVHCVGNFTGKPELGIAQDEEAVKRALRDINQLTADRVLVPQITKVFAFDQLVEAHRLMDGCPVGGRIVVEVEPA, encoded by the coding sequence ATGTCCCGCACGATCCGTTTTCATCAGTTCGGCCCGGCCGAGGTACTCAAGGTAGAAGAGGTGCCCGTCGCGTTGCCTGCCCCCGGCGAGGTGCAAGTGCGCGTACAGGCGATCGGCGTTACCTGGTACGACGTGCTGTGGCGCCAGAATCTGGCTTCTTCTCAGGCGCGGCTGCCGGCTGGTCTGGGCTCTGAAATGGCAGGCGTGATCACCGCTGTCGGCGATGGCGTGGCTGATCTGAACGTCGGCGACCGGGTGGCCAGCTTTCCCTCTGCAGACCCTAACGTGCACCCGGTTTATGGCGAGCTGATTACACTGCCCGCCACTTCCGTGACCCGTTATCCGGAAATTCTCACCCCTAATGAGGCAGCCGTGCACTACACGCCGCTGCTGATGGCGTACTTTGCTTTTGTCGACCTGGCTCGCGCCAAACCGGGGCAGACCGCTCTGGTAACCGACGCCAGCCATTGCGCGGGCCCTGCGTTCCTGCAACTGGGCAAGGCGCTGGGTATCAAGGTCATCGCCGCGACCAAGACCGAATCGTGCCGTGAATACCTGTTGAAGCTGGGTGCCGACAAGGTCGTGAACACCGAAGAGCAGGACCTGCTTATGGCGATCAACAAGTACACCGACAATCGGGGTGTCGACATCGTCCTGGACGGTTTGGGCGGCCCGCAGATGTCCATGTTGGGCGACGTGCTTGCACCCCGTGGGAGCCTGATTCTTTACGGCTTGCAGGGCGGCAATCAGACGCCGTTCCCGGCGTGTGCAGCGTTCCAGAAAAACATTCAGTTCTTCGTTCACTGTGTGGGCAATTTCACCGGCAAGCCTGAACTGGGTATCGCTCAAGACGAAGAAGCCGTAAAACGTGCCTTGCGTGACATCAACCAATTGACTGCTGACCGCGTGCTGGTCCCGCAGATCACCAAGGTCTTTGCGTTCGATCAACTGGTCGAAGCGCACCGCTTGATGGATGGCTGCCCTGTAGGCGGTCGCATAGTGGTGGAAGTCGAGCCTGCCTGA
- a CDS encoding type II toxin-antitoxin system HipA family toxin, with product MLEQVHVFYEGWGERWLWGTLVSTAAINGRPQIVFEYTAEAKKRGLELSSFTLPLKGETLRRGFAPHQLGLPGPVYDALPDGWGMLLMDRLFRRRHLNTARIGPLERLAYVGDNAMGAMTFEPVAPEGEEARQHVSIDALAAEVRHVLNGDGGEFLEQLMLVGGSPQGARPKALVYRDPQTGHFTTAVNPAFEAWLVKFPARGEHPEVCAIETLYAECLRICGISTPDTLYFELPNGLAAFASRRFDRKNGLRVPMQSLAAFTGADFTSPGSLDYVNFLRATQLCTNDMREKALAFERAVFNVVFNNRDDHPKNFAYVMSSTGAWTLAPAYDVTFCKGPGGYHQMDVMGEALAIGRAAMLGLAREAELAADIAAALIDRVCDVGAGFEALAQKQYPNAITLATRQMLQHRINENIRLLR from the coding sequence ATGCTTGAGCAAGTGCATGTTTTCTATGAAGGTTGGGGCGAGCGCTGGCTATGGGGCACGCTGGTCTCCACGGCGGCGATCAACGGGCGTCCGCAGATCGTTTTCGAATACACCGCGGAGGCGAAGAAGCGGGGGCTGGAGCTGTCTTCATTCACCCTCCCGCTTAAAGGCGAGACCTTGCGCAGAGGGTTTGCGCCCCATCAGCTAGGCCTGCCGGGCCCGGTCTATGATGCCTTGCCCGATGGCTGGGGCATGCTGCTGATGGATCGGCTGTTCAGGCGCCGCCATCTCAACACCGCCCGGATCGGGCCTCTGGAGCGACTTGCGTACGTAGGGGACAACGCGATGGGCGCGATGACGTTCGAGCCTGTGGCACCCGAAGGGGAGGAGGCCCGGCAACACGTCTCGATTGACGCACTGGCGGCTGAAGTCCGACACGTACTCAATGGCGACGGTGGCGAGTTTCTGGAGCAATTGATGCTCGTGGGTGGCTCTCCGCAGGGGGCGAGGCCCAAGGCCCTCGTGTACCGCGACCCGCAGACCGGACACTTCACCACGGCGGTCAATCCGGCCTTCGAGGCCTGGCTGGTCAAGTTTCCTGCACGGGGCGAGCATCCCGAAGTGTGCGCGATTGAGACGCTGTATGCCGAGTGCCTGCGGATATGTGGCATCTCGACGCCCGATACCCTGTATTTCGAACTGCCCAACGGGCTCGCGGCTTTCGCCAGTCGGCGCTTTGATCGAAAAAACGGCCTGCGCGTGCCGATGCAGAGCCTTGCGGCATTCACGGGAGCAGATTTCACATCGCCGGGCTCATTGGACTACGTCAACTTCCTTCGGGCGACGCAACTGTGCACCAACGACATGCGCGAGAAAGCGCTCGCATTCGAACGTGCCGTCTTCAATGTGGTGTTCAACAACCGGGACGATCACCCGAAGAATTTCGCGTACGTGATGTCATCAACCGGCGCCTGGACCCTGGCGCCCGCTTACGACGTGACGTTTTGCAAAGGGCCCGGGGGGTATCACCAGATGGACGTCATGGGCGAGGCATTGGCGATCGGCCGTGCGGCCATGCTCGGTCTTGCCAGAGAAGCCGAGCTTGCGGCGGACATCGCTGCTGCCCTGATCGATCGCGTGTGCGATGTCGGAGCGGGGTTCGAAGCCTTGGCACAGAAGCAATACCCGAACGCCATTACCTTGGCCACCCGGCAGATGCTTCAGCACCGTATCAACGAGAATATCCGGCTGCTTCGGTAA
- the pgm gene encoding phosphoglucomutase (alpha-D-glucose-1,6-bisphosphate-dependent): protein MSISPFAGKQAPEELLVDLPRLVTAYYTGQPDASVPTQRVSFGTSGHRGSSFDLSFNEWHVLAISQAICLYRQANGIDGPLFLGADTHALSTPAAASALEVLAANGVNVMISEGDEYTPTPAVSHAIICYNKGRTSGLADGIVITPSHNPPESGGFKYNPTNGGPADSHITKWIETKANELLAEKIVGVTRMTYEKALRADTTHRHDYVNTYVADLKNVIDMDAIRGANLRLGVDPLGGAGVRYWSAIGEHYGLNLEVVSKFVDPTFRFMSVDWDGKIRMDPSSNFAMQSLIGLKDRFQVAFACDPDHDRHGIVTPTGGLLAPNNYLAVSIDYLFQNRPDWRADAAVGKTVVSSGMIDRVTQRLGRRLYEVPVGFKFFAEGLYEGSLGFGGEESAGASFLRRDGSVWTTDKDGLIPALLAAEIRARKGRDPSEMYKALTDELGEPVSTRVEAKANFEQKALLSKLSPEQVTSTELAGEKIEQILSKAPGNDQAIGGLKVMTENGWFAARPSGTEDIYKIYAESFKGEDHLKRLVAEAQVLVDSAIAPK, encoded by the coding sequence ATGAGCATCAGTCCATTCGCAGGCAAACAGGCGCCTGAGGAATTGCTGGTCGATCTTCCTCGTCTGGTGACGGCCTATTACACCGGCCAGCCGGACGCCTCGGTTCCTACCCAACGGGTTTCCTTCGGCACGTCCGGTCATCGTGGCAGCTCGTTCGACCTGAGCTTCAACGAGTGGCACGTGTTGGCCATCAGCCAGGCCATCTGCCTGTATCGCCAGGCCAACGGCATCGACGGCCCGCTGTTCCTCGGCGCCGACACCCATGCGCTGTCCACCCCGGCAGCCGCCTCGGCGCTGGAAGTGCTGGCGGCCAACGGCGTCAACGTGATGATTTCCGAAGGCGATGAGTACACGCCCACTCCGGCGGTGTCCCACGCGATCATCTGTTACAACAAGGGCCGTACGTCGGGCCTTGCTGACGGCATCGTCATCACGCCGTCGCACAACCCGCCGGAAAGCGGCGGCTTCAAATACAACCCTACCAATGGCGGCCCGGCCGATTCGCACATCACCAAGTGGATCGAAACCAAGGCCAACGAATTGCTCGCCGAGAAGATCGTTGGCGTGACCCGCATGACCTACGAGAAGGCCTTGCGCGCGGACACCACCCACCGTCACGACTACGTGAACACCTACGTCGCCGACCTGAAAAACGTCATCGACATGGACGCCATCCGTGGCGCCAATCTGCGTCTGGGCGTTGACCCGCTGGGTGGCGCGGGCGTGCGTTACTGGTCGGCCATTGGCGAGCATTACGGCCTGAACCTGGAGGTGGTGAGCAAATTCGTCGATCCGACGTTCCGCTTCATGAGCGTCGACTGGGACGGCAAGATCCGCATGGACCCGTCGTCCAATTTTGCGATGCAGAGCCTGATCGGTCTGAAAGACCGCTTCCAGGTCGCGTTCGCCTGCGACCCGGACCACGACCGTCACGGCATCGTCACACCGACCGGTGGCCTGCTGGCGCCGAACAATTACCTGGCAGTGTCCATCGATTACCTGTTCCAGAACCGTCCTGACTGGCGCGCTGACGCGGCGGTCGGCAAGACCGTGGTCAGCAGCGGCATGATCGACCGCGTGACCCAGCGTCTGGGCCGTCGTTTGTACGAAGTGCCGGTGGGCTTCAAGTTCTTCGCTGAGGGCCTGTATGAGGGCTCGCTGGGTTTCGGCGGCGAGGAGAGTGCGGGGGCGTCGTTCCTGCGTCGTGACGGTTCGGTCTGGACCACCGACAAGGACGGCCTGATCCCGGCGCTGCTGGCGGCAGAAATCCGTGCCCGCAAAGGCCGTGACCCGAGCGAGATGTACAAAGCGCTGACCGATGAATTGGGCGAGCCTGTTTCCACCCGCGTCGAGGCCAAGGCGAACTTCGAGCAGAAGGCGCTGTTGAGCAAGCTGTCGCCGGAGCAGGTGACGTCGACCGAGCTGGCAGGGGAGAAGATCGAGCAGATTCTCAGCAAGGCACCGGGCAATGATCAGGCAATCGGCGGTTTGAAAGTGATGACTGAAAACGGCTGGTTCGCCGCGCGGCCTTCCGGCACCGAGGACATCTACAAGATCTACGCCGAAAGCTTCAAGGGTGAGGACCACCTGAAACGCCTGGTGGCCGAAGCGCAGGTGCTGGTGGATTCGGCCATCGCGCCGAAGTAG
- a CDS encoding LysR family transcriptional regulator has translation MNRNDLRRVDLNLLIVFETLMHERSVTRAAEKLFLGQPAISAALSRLRGLFDDPLFVRTGRSMEPTARAVEIFGLLSPALDSISTAVSRAADFDPATSTAVFRIGLSDDAEFALLPSLLKRLRSEAPGIVLVVRRTNYILMPALLSSGEISIGVSYTDDLPANAKRKVLRRSKPKLLRADSMPGPITLDDFCARPHALVSFAGDLGGFIDEYLEKIGRKRHVVLAVPQFNGLATLIAGTDIVATVPDYTAAVLTAAGGVRAEELPVEARTFELHMAWRGSQDNDPGERWLRSRIQMFFGDPDSL, from the coding sequence ATGAATCGCAACGACCTGCGTCGCGTCGACCTCAATCTGCTCATCGTGTTCGAAACCCTCATGCATGAACGCAGCGTGACCCGTGCAGCGGAAAAGCTGTTCCTGGGCCAGCCGGCGATCAGCGCGGCGCTCTCGCGTCTGCGCGGGCTGTTCGACGATCCGTTGTTCGTCCGCACCGGCCGCAGCATGGAACCCACGGCACGCGCCGTGGAAATCTTCGGCCTCCTCTCTCCTGCGCTGGACTCCATTTCCACCGCCGTGAGCCGCGCCGCCGATTTCGATCCGGCCACCAGCACTGCCGTGTTCCGCATCGGCCTGTCCGATGACGCCGAATTCGCCCTGCTACCTTCGCTGCTCAAGCGTCTGCGCTCCGAAGCCCCCGGCATCGTGCTGGTGGTGCGCCGCACCAACTACATCCTCATGCCTGCGCTGCTGTCATCCGGCGAGATTTCCATCGGCGTGAGCTACACCGATGATCTCCCGGCGAACGCCAAGCGCAAGGTTCTGCGGCGCAGCAAGCCCAAGCTGCTGCGCGCCGACTCAATGCCCGGCCCTATCACCCTTGATGACTTCTGCGCACGGCCCCACGCGCTGGTCTCGTTCGCCGGCGACCTGGGCGGCTTCATCGATGAGTATCTGGAAAAGATCGGCCGCAAACGCCACGTGGTTCTGGCCGTCCCGCAATTCAACGGCCTGGCGACCCTGATCGCCGGCACCGACATCGTCGCCACCGTGCCCGACTACACCGCCGCCGTGCTCACCGCAGCGGGCGGTGTACGGGCTGAAGAATTGCCCGTGGAAGCCCGCACCTTCGAGCTGCACATGGCCTGGCGCGGTTCTCAGGACAACGACCCGGGCGAACGCTGGTTGCGGTCGCGGATTCAGATGTTTTTTGGCGATCCGGACAGTCTTTAA
- a CDS encoding helix-turn-helix transcriptional regulator, whose protein sequence is MLDFNFSKPDEIVKRLCERLRTERLAQQMTQSDLAGRAGVGVTTVSNLEAGRNVGLETVVRVAVVLGRSKELEALFLPRLESVDDIRRYERSTRRQRVKRTATDA, encoded by the coding sequence GTGTTGGATTTCAACTTCAGCAAGCCGGACGAGATTGTGAAACGGCTGTGCGAGCGTTTGCGCACCGAACGTCTGGCCCAGCAGATGACACAGAGCGATCTGGCCGGCCGCGCAGGCGTAGGGGTCACCACTGTGTCTAACCTTGAAGCCGGACGCAACGTTGGCCTGGAGACCGTTGTCCGGGTCGCTGTGGTGCTGGGTCGAAGCAAGGAACTCGAAGCGCTGTTCCTGCCGCGCCTGGAAAGTGTTGATGACATTCGCCGTTATGAACGCAGCACGCGGCGTCAGCGAGTGAAGCGGACAGCTACTGATGCTTGA
- the mexE gene encoding multidrug efflux RND transporter periplasmic adaptor subunit MexE, which produces MVQSLTPLRYPLAALALVVLSACGKGPETAAQAPAAAKVNVAKVLEQPVNEWDEVTARLEAPETVQVRPRVSGQIDAVAFTDGELVKKGDLLFQIDPRPFEAEVHRLDAQLQQAKAASVRSNNEAQRGERLRTNNAISAELADSRTTTAQESKAAVAAIQAQLDLAKLNLSFTRVTAPITGRVSRAEITAGNIVTADQSILTSVVSTDKVYAYFDADERVFLKYNQLARDGKRGATSPVYMGLSNEAENPHQGQMNFVDNQVNPRTGTIRGRAVFDNSKGEYTPGLYARLKLVGSGTYTAMLIKDEAVGTDLGKKFVLVVDKDNKATYRNVDLGPKLEGLRIVRSGLQKDDRIVVSGLQRVRPGSPIDPQDTPMASADTLAALQQQRQALEASNQPKAQSKLDAKVAAATPRG; this is translated from the coding sequence ATGGTTCAGTCACTTACTCCCTTGCGCTATCCCCTTGCCGCGCTGGCACTGGTGGTGCTCAGCGCATGTGGTAAAGGCCCTGAGACGGCAGCGCAGGCTCCGGCGGCAGCCAAGGTCAACGTGGCCAAGGTGCTTGAGCAGCCCGTCAACGAATGGGATGAAGTCACGGCGCGTCTGGAAGCTCCGGAAACCGTGCAGGTTCGTCCTCGCGTTTCGGGTCAGATCGATGCCGTTGCGTTCACCGACGGTGAGCTGGTGAAGAAAGGCGACCTGTTGTTCCAGATTGACCCGCGTCCGTTCGAAGCTGAAGTGCATCGCCTCGACGCCCAACTGCAGCAGGCCAAGGCCGCATCGGTTCGCAGCAACAACGAAGCCCAGCGTGGCGAGCGTCTGCGCACCAACAACGCGATCTCGGCGGAACTGGCCGACTCGCGGACCACCACCGCGCAGGAATCCAAGGCCGCCGTGGCCGCCATTCAGGCCCAACTGGATCTGGCGAAGCTGAACCTGAGCTTTACCCGCGTGACCGCGCCGATCACTGGCCGTGTCAGCCGTGCGGAAATCACCGCGGGCAACATCGTCACCGCCGATCAGAGCATCCTCACCAGCGTCGTTTCCACTGACAAGGTTTACGCCTACTTCGACGCCGACGAACGTGTGTTCCTCAAGTACAACCAACTGGCCCGCGACGGCAAACGCGGCGCGACCAGCCCGGTGTACATGGGCCTGTCCAATGAAGCTGAAAACCCGCATCAGGGCCAGATGAACTTCGTCGACAACCAGGTCAACCCACGCACCGGCACCATCCGTGGCCGCGCCGTGTTCGACAACAGCAAGGGCGAATACACCCCTGGCCTCTATGCCCGTCTGAAGCTGGTCGGCAGCGGCACCTACACCGCCATGCTGATCAAGGACGAAGCCGTCGGTACTGACCTTGGCAAGAAGTTCGTGCTCGTTGTCGACAAGGACAACAAGGCCACCTACCGCAACGTCGACCTGGGTCCGAAACTCGAAGGCCTGCGGATCGTTCGCAGCGGCTTGCAGAAAGACGACCGCATCGTGGTCAGCGGCCTGCAACGCGTGCGTCCGGGCTCACCGATCGACCCGCAAGACACCCCGATGGCCAGCGCCGACACGCTCGCTGCTCTGCAACAACAGCGCCAGGCACTTGAAGCCAGCAACCAACCGAAGGCCCAGTCCAAACTGGATGCCAAAGTTGCCGCTGCTACGCCACGCGGTTAA
- a CDS encoding PLP-dependent aminotransferase family protein, which translates to MNNDKTDFAYQMVYRYLSRLTHELPEGPAVKLPSLRLLARRLRVSISTVQNAYSLLEKEGRICSVPKSGYYALPQPCNDVHCEGEDLLARFQAGTRRPDMFVFGADEPTLLQSLDGPLLSVERDLMRHYPCQSDPRYQPFGDIELRTALAAYYTSSTEHCWHPDNVFIGPDKTGVLKTVLKALQLRDCAVLVESPCGWNILRTLQSFGVRVIELCTDADGVIDPDELEGLLRHSEVKMAVLSSRMDTVRGRIMAPEPRQRLAEVLNRHDVWVLENDSQGGLCFDEQFTPLRDLIDPQRLLIVGAFDKTIGLEAPFGYLLTRHSRALWHRQLLLRSFRLPPIRQKAIARLYNSGQLDKHLHALRLCLQQRVEHLGLMIDDFLGDDVTFERPQGGATIWLESKHRVDMGRVFERLLEQRIVIAPGELFSVRGLHQQSLCLSGAADWTQNIESMLVHVRNALVQERLG; encoded by the coding sequence ATGAATAACGACAAGACCGATTTTGCCTACCAGATGGTGTACCGCTACCTGTCGCGGCTGACCCACGAATTGCCCGAAGGCCCGGCCGTCAAATTGCCGTCCCTGCGACTGCTGGCCCGACGGCTGCGGGTGTCGATTTCAACCGTTCAAAACGCGTATTCGCTGTTGGAGAAGGAAGGGCGGATCTGTTCGGTGCCCAAGTCCGGTTATTACGCGTTGCCTCAGCCCTGCAACGACGTTCACTGCGAGGGAGAAGATTTGCTGGCGCGGTTTCAGGCCGGGACGCGGCGCCCTGACATGTTCGTTTTCGGTGCCGATGAGCCCACGCTGTTGCAGTCGTTGGACGGCCCATTGCTGAGCGTGGAGCGCGACCTGATGCGGCATTATCCCTGCCAGTCCGACCCACGCTATCAGCCGTTTGGCGACATCGAATTGCGCACGGCGCTGGCCGCGTATTACACGTCGTCCACCGAGCATTGCTGGCACCCGGACAACGTTTTTATCGGTCCGGACAAGACCGGTGTGCTCAAGACGGTGCTCAAGGCGCTGCAATTGCGTGATTGCGCGGTATTGGTCGAGTCGCCGTGTGGCTGGAATATCCTGCGCACGCTGCAGTCGTTTGGCGTTCGGGTGATCGAGTTGTGTACGGATGCCGACGGCGTGATCGATCCCGATGAGCTGGAAGGCTTATTGCGCCACAGCGAGGTAAAAATGGCGGTGCTGTCGTCGCGAATGGACACCGTGCGCGGTCGGATCATGGCGCCGGAACCGCGGCAACGGTTGGCCGAGGTGCTGAATCGGCACGACGTCTGGGTGCTGGAAAACGACAGCCAGGGCGGGCTGTGCTTCGACGAGCAATTCACGCCGTTGCGGGATTTGATCGACCCGCAAAGGCTGCTGATCGTCGGCGCCTTCGACAAGACCATCGGCCTGGAGGCGCCGTTCGGCTACCTGCTGACCCGCCATTCCCGCGCCTTGTGGCACCGCCAGCTGCTGCTGCGCTCGTTCCGCCTGCCACCGATTCGACAGAAAGCCATCGCCCGCCTGTACAACTCGGGCCAACTGGACAAACACCTGCACGCCTTGCGCCTGTGTTTGCAGCAGCGGGTGGAGCATTTGGGGCTGATGATCGATGACTTCCTGGGAGACGACGTCACCTTTGAACGGCCTCAGGGCGGCGCGACGATCTGGCTGGAAAGCAAGCATCGCGTGGACATGGGGCGAGTGTTCGAGCGGCTGTTGGAACAACGCATCGTCATCGCCCCCGGCGAGCTGTTCAGCGTGCGCGGGTTGCATCAACAAAGCCTGTGCCTGAGCGGCGCGGCGGACTGGACCCAGAACATCGAGTCGATGCTAGTGCATGTCAGGAACGCGCTGGTGCAGGAGCGGTTGGGGTAG
- a CDS encoding ATP-dependent DNA helicase — protein MQPAVDPQHGYAIAVRALCEFTAKVGDLNLRFTPSPTAQEGIAGHRTVASRRGVDYQAEVSLSGAYHELNVRGRADGYDAALNQLEEVKTYRGDLDKMPANHRQLHWAQAKVYGWLICQQLKLAEVNVTLVYFNIINEQETLIRERHSADELKAFFEAQCQIFLHWARQEMAHVQTRNDVLTDLKFPHGAFRAGQRVLAESVYKAVSTGRCLMAQAPTGIGKTIGTVFPMLKATPTQKLDKVFFLTAKTPGRKLALDALSVIARSAPELDVRVLEMVARDKACEFPANACNGDSCPLARGFYDRLPAARSEAVAHRWLDQPGLREVALRHDVCPYYLSQEMARWSDVVIADYNYYFDLSALLFGLCQFNQWRVAVLVDEAHNMVERARQMYSASLDQFVLNQVRQSAPEPLKKSLQRLNREWNALHKEQVAPYQAYPATPGKFLSALNLCVAAFGDYFNDHPHAANGELQSFYFEAIQFGRIAELFGEHYLFDISKREARGNKALSKLTLRNVVPAEFIRPRLTAARSTVLFSATLNPRHFYRDLLGLPENTAWIDVESPFQKAQLDVHIVSRISTRYTHRQASLAPIVALMAEQFQVRPGNYLAFFSSFDYLQQVAELMRASHPDVPLWQQSRGMAESDRQAFLDRFTPESQGIGFAVLGGAFGEGIDLPGARLIGAFIATLGLAQINPVNEQLKQRMSLLFGAGYDYTYLYPGLQKVVQAAGRVIRGQDDRGVVVLIDDRFAEHKIQQLLPTWWQL, from the coding sequence GTGCAGCCAGCGGTCGATCCGCAGCACGGCTATGCCATCGCGGTGCGGGCCTTGTGCGAGTTCACGGCCAAGGTCGGGGACCTCAATCTGCGTTTCACGCCGTCGCCCACGGCCCAAGAGGGGATCGCCGGACATCGCACGGTGGCGTCCCGTCGCGGGGTTGATTATCAAGCCGAAGTCTCCCTGTCCGGCGCCTACCACGAACTGAACGTCCGAGGCCGGGCCGACGGCTATGACGCGGCGCTCAATCAGCTGGAAGAGGTGAAGACCTACCGCGGCGACCTCGACAAGATGCCCGCCAATCACCGGCAGCTTCACTGGGCTCAGGCCAAAGTGTACGGATGGTTGATTTGCCAGCAGTTGAAGCTGGCCGAAGTGAACGTCACGCTGGTGTATTTCAACATCATCAACGAGCAGGAAACCCTGATTCGCGAACGGCACAGCGCTGATGAACTCAAGGCCTTCTTTGAGGCGCAGTGTCAGATTTTTCTGCACTGGGCACGTCAGGAAATGGCCCATGTTCAAACGCGAAACGACGTGCTGACCGATCTGAAATTTCCCCACGGTGCGTTCCGAGCGGGCCAGCGGGTGTTGGCGGAGTCGGTGTACAAGGCCGTCAGCACCGGGCGTTGCCTCATGGCGCAGGCGCCGACCGGCATCGGCAAGACCATCGGCACGGTGTTCCCGATGCTCAAGGCGACGCCGACCCAAAAGCTCGACAAGGTGTTCTTTCTTACCGCCAAGACCCCGGGCCGCAAATTGGCGCTGGATGCCTTGAGTGTGATCGCCCGCAGCGCCCCCGAGCTGGATGTGCGTGTGCTGGAAATGGTGGCGCGGGACAAGGCCTGCGAATTCCCCGCCAACGCCTGCAACGGGGATTCCTGCCCATTGGCCAGAGGGTTTTACGACCGCTTGCCCGCCGCCCGCAGCGAGGCTGTGGCCCACCGCTGGCTGGATCAGCCCGGGTTGCGTGAAGTGGCCTTGCGGCACGACGTCTGTCCTTATTATCTGAGCCAGGAAATGGCGCGCTGGTCGGACGTGGTGATCGCCGACTACAACTATTACTTCGACCTCAGCGCCTTGCTGTTCGGGTTGTGCCAGTTCAATCAGTGGCGCGTCGCGGTGCTGGTGGACGAGGCACACAACATGGTCGAGCGTGCTCGGCAGATGTACAGCGCGAGCCTCGACCAATTCGTTTTGAATCAGGTCCGGCAGAGCGCGCCGGAGCCCCTGAAAAAATCCCTGCAACGGCTTAATCGCGAGTGGAACGCGCTGCATAAGGAACAGGTCGCGCCGTACCAGGCCTATCCCGCGACCCCTGGCAAATTCCTCTCGGCGCTCAACCTGTGCGTCGCCGCGTTCGGTGATTATTTCAACGATCATCCCCACGCGGCCAACGGCGAACTGCAAAGCTTCTATTTCGAAGCGATCCAGTTCGGGCGGATTGCCGAGCTGTTCGGTGAGCATTACCTGTTCGACATCAGCAAGCGCGAGGCGAGGGGCAACAAGGCGCTGTCGAAACTGACCCTGCGCAACGTCGTGCCTGCCGAATTCATTCGCCCGCGCCTCACCGCCGCCCGCAGCACGGTGCTGTTCTCGGCCACGCTCAACCCCCGGCATTTTTACCGCGACCTGCTGGGTTTGCCGGAGAACACGGCGTGGATCGATGTCGAGTCGCCGTTTCAAAAGGCGCAACTGGACGTGCACATCGTCAGCCGCATCTCCACCCGTTACACCCATCGACAGGCGTCGCTGGCGCCCATCGTGGCGCTGATGGCTGAGCAATTCCAAGTGCGCCCTGGCAACTACCTCGCATTCTTCAGCAGCTTCGACTACTTGCAACAGGTGGCGGAATTGATGCGCGCCAGCCACCCCGACGTGCCCCTGTGGCAGCAGTCACGGGGCATGGCCGAAAGTGATCGGCAGGCATTCCTCGACCGTTTCACCCCTGAGAGCCAGGGCATTGGCTTCGCGGTGCTGGGCGGCGCGTTCGGTGAAGGGATCGATTTGCCGGGGGCGCGGCTGATCGGCGCGTTCATCGCGACCCTCGGCCTGGCGCAGATCAACCCGGTCAACGAACAGCTCAAGCAGCGAATGAGCCTGTTGTTCGGCGCCGGTTACGATTACACCTATCTCTACCCCGGCCTGCAGAAAGTGGTGCAGGCGGCAGGGCGGGTGATTCGCGGTCAGGATGATCGTGGGGTGGTGGTGCTGATCGACGACCGGTTTGCCGAGCACAAGATTCAGCAGTTGTTGCCGACGTGGTGGCAGTTGTAG